The following proteins are co-located in the Vigna unguiculata cultivar IT97K-499-35 chromosome 9, ASM411807v1, whole genome shotgun sequence genome:
- the LOC114164029 gene encoding chromo domain protein LHP1-like: protein MLLLLESKSIEEGGAGSYCGEKKREKSRRSSSIWCVWQSKVKIEDAMKKRMNNNNTSTSISVREASTNEPSSSPSSSVPLLFHKDNGNEEQTLVPPNPNPNLNLEDGFYEIETIRRRRVRKGELQYLIKWRGWPETANTWEPLENLQSVPDLLHAFEEDSFRKRKRKHVVHQTKIRKHRQRSTTSYSLRHFPTHNPHSQTPIFPNQPPPTTLPQPQQTNVNAFADHHQNDYDPKLCELKATTNTGLELDNLGMHFQQLKVSTANGGHLDCAEPTQTGRCRGAKRRKCGPVKRFKRETDAGKPVDAQNSISVPVGAVEAGCTRTTGCVGNNSPLKMDDAKTACNIVKILKPIGYSSSLSDNMQDVLVTFMAMRSDGTEVMVNNRYLKAYNPLLLINFYELHLRYCPTL from the exons atgttattattattggaaAGTAAATCGATAGAAGAGGGTGGTGCTGGGTCCTATTgtggagagaaaaaaagagaaaagagtagAAGAAGTAGCAGCATTTGGTGTGTGTGGCAAAGTAAAGTAAAGATCGAAGATGCAATGAAGAAGAGgatgaacaacaacaacacttcCACTTCTATTTCAGTTCGGGAGGCCTCAACCAATGAACCATCTTCATCACCTTCGTCCTCTGTTCCTCTTCTCTTTCACAAAGACAATGGGAATGAAGAACAAACCCTCGTGCCTCCCAATCCCAACCCCAACCTCAACCTCGAAGATGGCTTCTATGAAATCGAAACCATACGCCGTAGGAGGGTACGCAAG GGTGAGCTCCAGTACCTAATCAAATG GCGTGGATGGCCTGAAACTGCCAATACCTGGGAGCCTCTTGAAAATCTGCAGTCCGTTCCTGATCTCCTTCATGCTTTTGAGGAGGACAG ttTTCGCAAGCGCAAGCGCAAGCATGTCGTTCATCAAACCAAGATCAGGAAGCACCGTCAACGTTCTACCACTTCTTACAGCCTTAGACATTTTCCTACTCACAACCCCCATTCTCAAACTCCTATCTTCCCTAACCAACCTCCTCCTACCACCCTTCCTCAACCCCAACAAACTAATGTAAACGCCTTTGCAGATCACCACCAAAATGATTATGATCCAAAGCTCTGTGAACTTAAGGCAACAACAAACACTGGCCTTGAGCTAGATAACCTAGGAATGCATTTTCAGCAACTTAAGGTTTCAACTGCCAATGGTGGTCACCTGGATTGCGCGGAACCAACTCAAACTGGGCGCTGCAGAGGAGCAAAAAGGAGAAAATGTGGTCCGGTCAAGAGGTTCAAGAGAGAGACGGATGCTGGGAAGCCTGTTGATGCTCAGAATTCAATCAGCGTGCCTGTTGGTGCAGTTGAAGCAGGCTGCACGAGAACCACCGGTTGTGTGGGGAATAATAGTCCTTTGAAGATGGATGATGCTAAAACTGCCTGCAATATTGTCAAGATTTTGAAGCCAATAGGTTATTCATCTTCTTTATCCGACAATATGCAGGATGTTTTAGTGACATTTATGGCCATGAG GTCTGATGGAACAGAAGTGATGGTGAATAACAGATATCTCAAGGCATACAATCCACTTCTG CTGATAAATTTCTATGAGTTGCATCTCCGGTATTGTCCTACATTGTAA
- the LOC114164344 gene encoding UTP--glucose-1-phosphate uridylyltransferase-like isoform X1, which produces MTIHSIVIQKLLSTNAQVGRRVAAHHFKGYTYGFRNKMAIIDSDKTLICMRSAFNFIASLARHNARFMFINTNPLFDDIFQLMTKKVGSYSTSTSSLWRTGGFLTNSYSPKKFRSRNKKLVFGPTQPPDCIVIVDTDRKSTVINEAFKLQIPVVALVDSAMPLDVYSRIAYPVPANDSVQFVYLFCNLITKTLLHEKSAAAAAAANLIIDSREEAPRKGKSKSDLDNVDIIVVSNDSLAPLPEDTEETRKLLDKFVVLKFNGAQGRNMDPDGPKSAINISDGQTFLDMIINQIEMLNSKYGCRVPLLLFDKNDIRDSSLKVLEKYSKSSVEVHTLKPGESGELKLSGEHSSKEEMHPFDDVEVFRSLMTGGTIDSLLSQGKEYILVLKSDNVATIVDPNILNHLMINDIEYCMEVTPNQSFNLILPTMKFKLGEIARNQDKNNDVLKLKNNFKLIDTTNMWVSLRAMKRFLDADELKQEKPSIFKFFDNVIGVSVPQSGFFPLDATSDLLLLQSDLYTCREGVLTRNPARTNHLNPVIDLGPEFEKVGDFQSRFKSIPSIIELDSLRVRGDVWFGTNITLKGRVTISAKPGLKLEIPDGVTIENKEINDPADI; this is translated from the exons ATGACGATCCATTCGATAGTGATACAGAAGCTGCTGAGCACGAATGCGCAGGTGGGTCGACGAGTTGCTGCTCACCATTTCAAGGGCTACACCTATGGCTTCCGCAACAAGATGGCCATCATCGACTCCGACAAAACCCTCATTTGCATGCGCAGTGCCTTCAACTTCATCGCCTCCCTCGCCCGCCACAACGCCCGCTTCATGTTCATCAACACCAACCCTCTCTTCGACGACATCTTCCAGCTCATGACCAAGAAGGTTGGCTCCTACTCCACCTCCACCAGCTCCCTCTGGCGCACCGGCGGCTTCCTCACCAACAGCTACAGCCCCAAGAAGTTCCGCTCTCGCAACAAGAAGCTCGTCTTCGGCCCCACCCAGCCCCCCGATTGCATCGTCATTGTCGACACCGATCGCAAGTCTACCGTCATCAACGAGGCTTTCAAGCTTCAGATTCCCGTTGTTGCATTGGTCGACTCCGCCATGCCTCTCGATGTCTACAGCCGCATTGCTTATCCTGTTCCCGCCAATGATTCTGTTCAATTTGTTTATCTGTTCTGTAATTTGATTACCAAAACACTGCTTCATGAGAAgtctgctgctgctgctgcggCCGCTAATCTCATAATTGATTCTCG AGAAGAAGCTCCGCGCAAGGGCAAGAGCAAGAGCGATTTGGATAACGTCGACATAATCGTGGTTTCCAATGATAGTTTAGCTCCCTTACCCGAAG ATACAGAGGAAACTAGGAAGCTTTTGGACAAGTTTGTTGTTTTGAAGTTCAATGGTGCCCAAGGAAGAAATATGGATCCTGATGGTCCCAA ATCTGCAATTAATATTAGTGATGGACAGACGTTCCTGGACATGATCATTAACCAGATTGAG ATGCTCAACTCCAAGTATGGATGCAGGGTTCCTTTGCTGCTTTTTGACAAAAATGATATTCGGGATAGTTCTCTAAAG GTTTTGGAGAAGTATTCGAAATCAAGTGTTGAAGTGCACACATTGAAGCCG GGTGAAAGTGGAGAATTGAAATTATCGGGTGAACATTCCAGTAAGGAGGAAAT GCATCCATTCGATGATGTTGAGGTGTTCCGATCACTCATGACTGGTGGAACCATTGATTCCTTATTGTCACAG GGTAAAGAGTATATCCTAGTGTTGAAGTCAGACAATGTGGCGACAATTGTTGATCCAA ATATACTAAATCATTTGATGATTAATGATATTGAATATTGCATGGAG GTGACACCAAACCAATCATTTAACTTAATCTTACCCACAATGAAATTTAAG CTTGGGGAGATTGCCCGAAACCAAGATAAAAAT aatgaTGTGTTGAAGTTGAAGAACAATTTCAAACTCATTGATACAACAAACAT GTGGGTGAGTTTAAGAGCCATGAAGAGATTTCTTGATGCTGATGAACTAAAGCAGGAGAAGCCCTCAATTTTTAAG TTCTTTGACAATGTAATTGGTGTATCTGTGCCCCAATCTGGGTTTTTTCCATTGGATGCAACATCAGATCTATTACTTCTCCAG TCGGATCTATACACTTGTAGAGAAGGTGTTTTAACTCGCAATCCAGCTAGAACTAATCATTTAAATCCTGTGATAGACTTGGGACCTGAATTTGAAAAG GTTGGTGACTTCCAAAGTCGTTTCAAATCCATTCCAAGCATCATTGAGCTGGATAGTTTGAGGGTCAGAGGTGATGTGTGGTTTGGAACTAATATTACTTTGAAG GGGAGAGTGACTATTTCTGCAAAACCTGGCTTGAAATTGGAAATTCCAGATGGGGTCACGATTGAGAATAAG GAGATCAACGACCCTGCAGATATCTGA
- the LOC114164345 gene encoding 50S ribosomal protein L3, chloroplastic → MSILSIPSPIYGSSHSSLSISRLPSSLRAQPLHVSRRPKLKGVVMMSLEAGIGVMATKLGMMSFFQPDGEVVPVTVVGFKEGNIVTQIKTEATDGYHAVQVGYRRVRDRKLTKPEIGHLEKVGAIPMRHLQEFRLQTVDQFELNQRLVFDDLFKEGDLVDVSGTTIGKGFQGGIKRHNFKRGPMTHGSKSHRQLGSIGAGTTPGRVYKGKKMPGRMGGTKRKIRKLKIVKIDKDLNVVMIKGAVPGKPGNLLRITPAKIVGKNIPNN, encoded by the exons ATGTCAATCTTGTCCATTCCGTCGCCGATATATGGTTCTTCTCATTCTTCCCTTTCAATTTCTCGGCTGCCGTCTTCTTTGAGGGCTCAGCCACTGCATGTGAGTAGAAGGCCAAAACTGAAAGGTGTGGTTATGATGAGTCTGGAGGCAGGTATTGGAGTCATGGCCACCAAATTGGGTATGATGAGCTTCTTCCAACCCGACGGCGAGGTTGTTCCTGTCACTGTCGTTGGCTTCAAAGAAGGCAACATTGTCACACAGATCAAAACTGAGGCCACCGACGGCTACCACGCCGTCCAGGTTGGTTACCGAAGGGTTCGAGACCGCAAATTGACCAAACCCGAAATCGGTCATCTCGAGAAGGTTGGTGCCATTCCCATGCGTCATCTTCAGGAGTTCCGTCTTCAAACCGTTGATCAATTCGAACTTAACCAACGCCTCGTTTTCGATGACCTCTTCAAGGAGGGTGATCTTGTTGATGTCTCTGGCACCACCATTGGCAAGGGTTTCCAAG GTGGAATCAAGCGTCATAACTTCAAAAGGGGTCCAATGACCCATGGTTCGAAGAGTCATAGACAACTGGGATCAATTGGTGCTGGAACCACACCTGGTCGTGTGTACAAGGGAAAGAAGATGCCCGGAAGGATGGGAGGAACCAAGAGGAAGATAAGAAAGCTTAAGATTGTCAAAATCGATAAAGATCTTAACGTGGTAATGATCAAAGGTGCTGTCCCTGGTAAGCCTGGAAATCTTCTCCGGATAACTCCGGCCAAGATTGTGGGCAAGAACATTCCAAACAATTAG
- the LOC114164368 gene encoding MLO-like protein 1: MSGGGEEGETLEFTPTWVVAAVCTVIVAISLAAERFLHFGGKFLKAKDQKPLYEALQKIKEELMLLGFISLLLTVTQNGITKICVPPDFTRHMLPCSLDLAPHHESHFQTFYFPGTPRRLLAAAAGEHAPPHSETEAVTETGTETGFCARKNKVPLLSVEALHHLHIFIFVLAVVHVTFSVLTVVFGGARIRQWKHWEDSIAKQNYETDRVLKPKVTVVQQHDFIRGRFSGFGKDSAIVGWMISFSKQFYGSVTKSDYVTLRHGFIMTHCKSNPKFNFHKYMIRALEDDFKQVVGISWYLWLFVVIFLLLNINGWHTYFWIAFVPVILLLAVGTKLEHVITQLAHEVAEKHAAIEGDLVVQPSDEHFWFHRPRVVLFLIHFILFQNAFEIAFFFWIWLTYGFDSCIMGQVRYIIPRLVIGVFIQVLCSYSTLPLYAIVTQMGTHYKRAIFNEHLQHNIVGWAQKAKKRKELKADGRPGQGSSQESGNTGIQLGSIFTKKASAPGDTSSAPKDDGTT; the protein is encoded by the exons atgagtggcggaggagaagaaggagagacTCTGGAGTTCACTCCGACGTGGGTGGTGGCCGCTGTTTGCACCGTCATCGTCGCCATCTCCCTCGCCGCAGAGCGCTTTCTTCATTTTGGCGGAAAGTTTCTCAAAGCCAAGGACCAGAAGCCGCTCTACGAAGCACTGCAGAAGATTAAAGaag AGCTCATGCTTTTGGGCTTCATTTCCCTCCTTTTGACGGTTACTCAAAACGGCATTACCAAAATCTGCGTTCCGCCGGACTTCACGCGCCACATGCTTCCGTGTAGCCTCGACCTCGCTCCCCATCATGAATCTCACTTCCAGACATTTTATTTCCCGGGAACACCCAGGCGCCTTCTCGCTGCCGCTGCGGGGGAACACGCGCCGCCTCACTCCGAGACTGAGGCTGTGACTGAGACTGGAACTGAGACTGGTTTCTGCGCTCGCAAG AATAAGGTGCCTTTGTTGTCTGTGGAAGCACTGCACCACCTCCACATCTTCATTTTTGTCTTGGCTGTCGTACACGTCACCTTTTCCGTACTCACCGTTGTCTTTGGAGGTGCCAGG ATTCGTCAGTGGAAACACTGGGAAGATTCAATTGCAAAACAGAACTACGAAACCGACCGAG TTCTGAAACCAAAGGTGACTGTTGTTCAGCAGCATGATTTTATCAGGGGCCGTTTTTCTGGTTTTGGGAAAGACTCTGCCATAGTTGGTTGGATG ATATCCTTTTCTAAGCAATTTTATGGATCTGTGACAAAATCAGATTATGTGACGTTACGACATGGTTTCATTATG ACCCACTGCAAGTCAAATCCAAAGTTTAATTTTCACAAGTACATGATTCGCGCCCTTGAAGATGATTTCAAGCAAGTTGTTGGTATAAG TTGGTATCTTTGGCTCTTTGTGGTTATCTTCTTGTTGCTCAATATCAATG GTTGGCATACATATTTCTGGATTGCTTTTGTTCCTGTCATC CTTTTGCTTGCTGTGGGCACCAAGCTCGAGCATGTAATAACCCAACTAGCTCATGAAGTGGCTGAAAAACATGCAGCCATAGAAGGTGACTTAGTTGTGCAGCCATCAGATGAACACTTTTGGTTTCATCGGCCCCGTGTTGTCCTCTTCTTAATTCACTTTATCCTTTTCCAAAATGCCTTTGAGATAGCATTTTTTTTCTGGATATGG CTTACATATGGGTTTGACTCCTGCATAATGGGTCAAGTTCGATACATTATTCCAAGGCTCGTTATTGG GGTATTTATTCAGGTATTATGTAGCTACAGCACCCTGCCACTCTATGCAATAGTTACGCAG ATGGGAACTCACTATAAGAGGGCAATATTTAATGAGCATTTGCAACACAACATTGTTGGTTGGGCACAAAAGGCAAAGAAGAGGAAAGAACTGAAAGCTGATGGGCGTCCTGGCCAAGGAAGTTCTCAGGAGAGTGGTAATACTGGAATCCAGCTTGGCTCAATTTTCACGAAGAAGGCATCTGCTCCAGGAGACACTTCTTCTGCCCCCAAAGATGACGGAACCACCTGA
- the LOC114164344 gene encoding UTP--glucose-1-phosphate uridylyltransferase-like isoform X3 — MTIHSIVIQKLLSTNAQVGRRVAAHHFKGYTYGFRNKMAIIDSDKTLICMRSAFNFIASLARHNARFMFINTNPLFDDIFQLMTKKVGSYSTSTSSLWRTGGFLTNSYSPKKFRSRNKKLVFGPTQPPDCIVIVDTDRKSTVINEAFKLQIPVVALVDSAMPLDVYSRIAYPVPANDSVQFVYLFCNLITKTLLHEKSAAAAAAANLIIDSREEAPRKGKSKSDLDNVDIIVVSNDSLAPLPEDTEETRKLLDKFVVLKFNGAQGRNMDPDGPKSAINISDGQTFLDMIINQIEMLNSKYGCRVPLLLFDKNDIRDSSLKVLEKYSKSSVEVHTLKPGESGELKLSGEHSSKEEMHPFDDVEVFRSLMTGGTIDSLLSQGKEYILVLKSDNVATIVDPNILNHLMINDIEYCMEVTPNQSFNLILPTMKFKLGEIARNQDKNNDVLKLKNNFKLIDTTNMWVSLRAMKRFLDADELKQEKPSIFKSDLYTCREGVLTRNPARTNHLNPVIDLGPEFEKVGDFQSRFKSIPSIIELDSLRVRGDVWFGTNITLKGRVTISAKPGLKLEIPDGVTIENKEINDPADI, encoded by the exons ATGACGATCCATTCGATAGTGATACAGAAGCTGCTGAGCACGAATGCGCAGGTGGGTCGACGAGTTGCTGCTCACCATTTCAAGGGCTACACCTATGGCTTCCGCAACAAGATGGCCATCATCGACTCCGACAAAACCCTCATTTGCATGCGCAGTGCCTTCAACTTCATCGCCTCCCTCGCCCGCCACAACGCCCGCTTCATGTTCATCAACACCAACCCTCTCTTCGACGACATCTTCCAGCTCATGACCAAGAAGGTTGGCTCCTACTCCACCTCCACCAGCTCCCTCTGGCGCACCGGCGGCTTCCTCACCAACAGCTACAGCCCCAAGAAGTTCCGCTCTCGCAACAAGAAGCTCGTCTTCGGCCCCACCCAGCCCCCCGATTGCATCGTCATTGTCGACACCGATCGCAAGTCTACCGTCATCAACGAGGCTTTCAAGCTTCAGATTCCCGTTGTTGCATTGGTCGACTCCGCCATGCCTCTCGATGTCTACAGCCGCATTGCTTATCCTGTTCCCGCCAATGATTCTGTTCAATTTGTTTATCTGTTCTGTAATTTGATTACCAAAACACTGCTTCATGAGAAgtctgctgctgctgctgcggCCGCTAATCTCATAATTGATTCTCG AGAAGAAGCTCCGCGCAAGGGCAAGAGCAAGAGCGATTTGGATAACGTCGACATAATCGTGGTTTCCAATGATAGTTTAGCTCCCTTACCCGAAG ATACAGAGGAAACTAGGAAGCTTTTGGACAAGTTTGTTGTTTTGAAGTTCAATGGTGCCCAAGGAAGAAATATGGATCCTGATGGTCCCAA ATCTGCAATTAATATTAGTGATGGACAGACGTTCCTGGACATGATCATTAACCAGATTGAG ATGCTCAACTCCAAGTATGGATGCAGGGTTCCTTTGCTGCTTTTTGACAAAAATGATATTCGGGATAGTTCTCTAAAG GTTTTGGAGAAGTATTCGAAATCAAGTGTTGAAGTGCACACATTGAAGCCG GGTGAAAGTGGAGAATTGAAATTATCGGGTGAACATTCCAGTAAGGAGGAAAT GCATCCATTCGATGATGTTGAGGTGTTCCGATCACTCATGACTGGTGGAACCATTGATTCCTTATTGTCACAG GGTAAAGAGTATATCCTAGTGTTGAAGTCAGACAATGTGGCGACAATTGTTGATCCAA ATATACTAAATCATTTGATGATTAATGATATTGAATATTGCATGGAG GTGACACCAAACCAATCATTTAACTTAATCTTACCCACAATGAAATTTAAG CTTGGGGAGATTGCCCGAAACCAAGATAAAAAT aatgaTGTGTTGAAGTTGAAGAACAATTTCAAACTCATTGATACAACAAACAT GTGGGTGAGTTTAAGAGCCATGAAGAGATTTCTTGATGCTGATGAACTAAAGCAGGAGAAGCCCTCAATTTTTAAG TCGGATCTATACACTTGTAGAGAAGGTGTTTTAACTCGCAATCCAGCTAGAACTAATCATTTAAATCCTGTGATAGACTTGGGACCTGAATTTGAAAAG GTTGGTGACTTCCAAAGTCGTTTCAAATCCATTCCAAGCATCATTGAGCTGGATAGTTTGAGGGTCAGAGGTGATGTGTGGTTTGGAACTAATATTACTTTGAAG GGGAGAGTGACTATTTCTGCAAAACCTGGCTTGAAATTGGAAATTCCAGATGGGGTCACGATTGAGAATAAG GAGATCAACGACCCTGCAGATATCTGA
- the LOC114164344 gene encoding UTP--glucose-1-phosphate uridylyltransferase-like isoform X2, whose product MTIHSIVIQKLLSTNAQVGRRVAAHHFKGYTYGFRNKMAIIDSDKTLICMRSAFNFIASLARHNARFMFINTNPLFDDIFQLMTKKVGSYSTSTSSLWRTGGFLTNSYSPKKFRSRNKKLVFGPTQPPDCIVIVDTDRKSTVINEAFKLQIPVVALVDSAMPLDVYSRIAYPVPANDSVQFVYLFCNLITKTLLHEKSAAAAAAANLIIDSREEAPRKGKSKSDLDNVDIIVVSNDSLAPLPEDTEETRKLLDKFVVLKFNGAQGRNMDPDGPKSAINISDGQTFLDMIINQIEMLNSKYGCRVPLLLFDKNDIRDSSLKVLEKYSKSSVEVHTLKPGESGELKLSGEHSSKEEMHPFDDVEVFRSLMTGGTIDSLLSQGKEYILVLKSDNVATIVDPNILNHLMINDIEYCMEVTPNQSFNLILPTMKFKLGEIARNQDKNNDVLKLKNNFKLIDTTNMWVSLRAMKRFLDADELKQEKPSIFKFFDNVIGVSVPQSGFFPLDATSDLLLLQSDLYTCREGVLTRNPARTNHLNPVIDLGPEFEKVGDFQSRFKSIPSIIELDSLRVRGDVWFGTNITLKGRVTISAKPGLKLEIPDGVTIENKPD is encoded by the exons ATGACGATCCATTCGATAGTGATACAGAAGCTGCTGAGCACGAATGCGCAGGTGGGTCGACGAGTTGCTGCTCACCATTTCAAGGGCTACACCTATGGCTTCCGCAACAAGATGGCCATCATCGACTCCGACAAAACCCTCATTTGCATGCGCAGTGCCTTCAACTTCATCGCCTCCCTCGCCCGCCACAACGCCCGCTTCATGTTCATCAACACCAACCCTCTCTTCGACGACATCTTCCAGCTCATGACCAAGAAGGTTGGCTCCTACTCCACCTCCACCAGCTCCCTCTGGCGCACCGGCGGCTTCCTCACCAACAGCTACAGCCCCAAGAAGTTCCGCTCTCGCAACAAGAAGCTCGTCTTCGGCCCCACCCAGCCCCCCGATTGCATCGTCATTGTCGACACCGATCGCAAGTCTACCGTCATCAACGAGGCTTTCAAGCTTCAGATTCCCGTTGTTGCATTGGTCGACTCCGCCATGCCTCTCGATGTCTACAGCCGCATTGCTTATCCTGTTCCCGCCAATGATTCTGTTCAATTTGTTTATCTGTTCTGTAATTTGATTACCAAAACACTGCTTCATGAGAAgtctgctgctgctgctgcggCCGCTAATCTCATAATTGATTCTCG AGAAGAAGCTCCGCGCAAGGGCAAGAGCAAGAGCGATTTGGATAACGTCGACATAATCGTGGTTTCCAATGATAGTTTAGCTCCCTTACCCGAAG ATACAGAGGAAACTAGGAAGCTTTTGGACAAGTTTGTTGTTTTGAAGTTCAATGGTGCCCAAGGAAGAAATATGGATCCTGATGGTCCCAA ATCTGCAATTAATATTAGTGATGGACAGACGTTCCTGGACATGATCATTAACCAGATTGAG ATGCTCAACTCCAAGTATGGATGCAGGGTTCCTTTGCTGCTTTTTGACAAAAATGATATTCGGGATAGTTCTCTAAAG GTTTTGGAGAAGTATTCGAAATCAAGTGTTGAAGTGCACACATTGAAGCCG GGTGAAAGTGGAGAATTGAAATTATCGGGTGAACATTCCAGTAAGGAGGAAAT GCATCCATTCGATGATGTTGAGGTGTTCCGATCACTCATGACTGGTGGAACCATTGATTCCTTATTGTCACAG GGTAAAGAGTATATCCTAGTGTTGAAGTCAGACAATGTGGCGACAATTGTTGATCCAA ATATACTAAATCATTTGATGATTAATGATATTGAATATTGCATGGAG GTGACACCAAACCAATCATTTAACTTAATCTTACCCACAATGAAATTTAAG CTTGGGGAGATTGCCCGAAACCAAGATAAAAAT aatgaTGTGTTGAAGTTGAAGAACAATTTCAAACTCATTGATACAACAAACAT GTGGGTGAGTTTAAGAGCCATGAAGAGATTTCTTGATGCTGATGAACTAAAGCAGGAGAAGCCCTCAATTTTTAAG TTCTTTGACAATGTAATTGGTGTATCTGTGCCCCAATCTGGGTTTTTTCCATTGGATGCAACATCAGATCTATTACTTCTCCAG TCGGATCTATACACTTGTAGAGAAGGTGTTTTAACTCGCAATCCAGCTAGAACTAATCATTTAAATCCTGTGATAGACTTGGGACCTGAATTTGAAAAG GTTGGTGACTTCCAAAGTCGTTTCAAATCCATTCCAAGCATCATTGAGCTGGATAGTTTGAGGGTCAGAGGTGATGTGTGGTTTGGAACTAATATTACTTTGAAG GGGAGAGTGACTATTTCTGCAAAACCTGGCTTGAAATTGGAAATTCCAGATGGGGTCACGATTGAGAATAAG CCTGACTGA
- the LOC114164030 gene encoding cytoplasmic tRNA 2-thiolation protein 1 yields the protein MEGEGERGRKRGGRVCCVCNKERASVKRPKTLQHMCRECFFNAFESEIHQVIIQNSLFIAGDRVAIGASGGKDSTVLAYVLSKLNRLHNYGLNLFLLSVDEGITGYRDDSLQTVHRNHLQYQLPLQVVSYKDLYGWTMDQIVDVIGFKNNCTFCGVFRRQALDRGAALLKVDKLVTGHNADDIAETVLLNLLRGDVARLSRCTSITTGEDGPIPRCKPFKYTYEKEIVMYAYFKRLDYFSTECIYSPNAYRGFAREFIKDLERIRPRAILDIIKSGENFRISTTTKMPEQGTCQRCGYISSQKWCKACVLLDGLNRGLPKLGIGRSRGGVGSENGKESKVDKSIQGKQCGTLDF from the exons ATGGAAGGGGAAGGAGAAAGGGGAAGGAAAAGAGGGGGGCGTGTATGCTGCGTTTGCAACAAGGAAAGGGCTTCCGTGAAGAGGCCCAAAACCCTACAGCACATGTGCAGAGAATGCTTCTTCAATGCTTTCGAATCTGAGATCCATCAGGTCATCATTCAAAACTCCCTCTTCATCGCCGGCGACCGCGTTGCCATCGGTGCTTCTGGCGGCAAGGATTCCACCGTCCTTGCCTACGTCCTCTCCAAACTCAACCGCCTCCATAATTACGGCCTCAATCTCTTCCTCTTGTCCGTCGACGAGGGAATCACCGGCTACCGTGATGACTCTCTCCAGACCGTTCATCGGAACCACCTTCAGTACCAACTCCCTCTCCAAGTGGTTTCCTACAAGGACTTGTACGGATGGACCATGGACCAAATCGTTGACGTCATTGGCTTCAAAAACAACTGCACTTTCTGCGGCGTCTTCCGTCGCCAGGCCCTTGATCGAGGTGCTGCTCTCTTGAAGGTCGACAAACTCGTTACTGGTCACAACGCCGATGACATTGCCGAGACCGTTCTCCTCAACCTCTTGAGAGGAGATGTTGCCAG ATTGAGTAGGTGCACCTCTATTACCACCGGTGAAGATGGTCCAATTCCTAGATGCAAGCCTTTCAAGTATACGTACGAGAAGGAGATCGTCAT GTATGCATATTTCAAGAGGCTCGACTACTTTTCCACTGAAT GCATCTATTCTCCAAATGCATATCGAGGTTTTGCTCGCGAGTTCATCAAGGATTTGGAAAGAATCAG ACCTAGAGCCATTCTTGACATCATCAAATCAGGGGAGAATTTCAGGATTTCTACTACTACCAAAATGCCCGAACAGGGAACATGCCAACGATGTGGTTATATTTCTAGTCAG AAATGGTGTAAAGCTTGTGTTCTGCTTGACGGGCTGAATAGAGGATTGCCTAAACTGGGGATTGGACGAAGTCGTGGCGGTGTTGGTTCTGAGAACGGAAAAGAAAGTAAAGTAGATAAGAGCATCCAGGGAAAACAGTGTGGAACTCTAGACTTCTGA